A window of Cryptomeria japonica chromosome 3, Sugi_1.0, whole genome shotgun sequence contains these coding sequences:
- the LOC131033346 gene encoding uncharacterized protein LOC131033346 isoform X1 produces the protein MEQKNVLMSALSVGLGVGLGLGLATGRSQTFQKLTTLGSSVNYQKLMELELTNQVVDGKSCNVTFEEFPYYLSEQTKALLTSAAFVYLKQEQFSKYTRNLSPASRAILLSGPAEPYPQTLAKGLSHYFAAKLLLFDATDFCLKLQRKHGGGADSESKSFSETALDCMNSFLENFSILPGRAEPNNCKAGNLRRQNSRMESKARDSEGTSSLQNSKSASATESDLSRLGSSMIPTNQTSLKRANSWAFDDKLLVQSLYKVLVSVSRTSPVILYLRDVEKLMFRGPKTYLLFRKMIKQLSGPILILGSRVLDLDEQICEENGEKMSLLFPYKIDIKPPEDNTQPESWKSKLEEDMKAIQFQDNRNHVSEVLAANDVECDDLGSICFGDTVLLSNYIEEIVISAISHHLMNTEEPNYRGGRLIISSQSLAHGLNIFRAGELGGKDTLQMESNGETPQVEAKMEPSTEDKSEGEKSDSASKGDASKKEADNTKDGNPPAATPKPEVAPDNDFEKKLRPEVIPAGKIGVTFDDIGSLENVKESLQELVMLPLRRPDLFKGGLLKPCRGILLFGPPGTGKTMLAKALATEANASFINVSMSTITSKWFGEDEKNVRALFSLAAKVAPTVIFIDEVDSMLGQRSRFGEHEAMRKIKNEFMAHWDGLLSKSTERVLVLAATNRPFDLDEAIIRRFERRIMVGLPNAENREKILKTLLAKENIEEGFDFKELAIMTEGYTGSDLKNICTTAAYRPVRELLKKEIEKEKAKKENMEKKEGEEGESSSSEQPSKDGEATKSSKKPGKDGEETKSTEKPSKDEEETKSSEQPSKDGQETSSSEQPSKEGEETKDEKKDETEEPAIKLRPLTMEDLREAKKQISPSFSSEGAGMNELKEWNELYGEGGSRKRQSPTYFL, from the exons ATGGAGCAGAAAAATGTTTTGATGTCAGCCTTGAGCGTGGGGCTCGGAGTCGGCCTGGGACTAGGCCTGGCTACCGGACGTTCGCAAACTTTCCAGAAATTGACAACGCTTGGAAGTTCCGTCAATTACCAAAAACTCATGGAGCTCGAGCTTACGAATCAGGTTGTTGACGGGAAATCCTGCAACGTTACGTTCGAGGAATTTCCATATTATCTGAG TGAGCAGACCAAGGCACTGTTAACGAGCGCAGCGTTCGTTTATTTAAAACAGGAGCAATTTTCCAAATATACACGGAATCTGTCACCCGCAAGCCGCGCAATTTTGCTTTCTGGACCTGCAG AGCCCTACCCTCAAACACTTGCCAAGGGATTATCACATTACTTTGCAGCAAAATTACTTTTGTTTGATGCCACTGACTTCTGCTTGAAG TTGCAAAGGAAACATGGTGGAGGCGCAGATTCT GAATCAAAGTCCTTTTCTGAGACTGCATTGGACTGCATGAAtagttttcttgagaatttttccATTCTACCAGGGCGTGCAGAACCAAACAATTGCAAAGCAG GCAATCTTCGGCGACAAAATAGCAGGATGGAGTCAAAAGCAAG GGATTCTGAAGGCACAAGTAGCCTTCAGAACAGTAAGAGTGCCTCGGCAACAGAATCTGATTTGTCAAGACTTGGATCATCAATGATCCCTACAAATCAAA CTTCCTTGAAGCGAGCAAATTCTTGGGCTTTTGATGACAAACTACTTGTGCAATCTCTTTACAAG GTTTTGGTTTCTGTCTCAAGGACGAGCCCTGTGATTCTGTATTTGCGGGATGTAGAGAAACTCATGTTCAGAGGACCAAAGACCTATTTATTGTTTCGTAAAATGATAAAGCAGCTTTCTGGACCAATCCTGATTCTAGGTTCTAGAGTTCTGGATTTGGATGAACAAATCTGTGAAGAAAACGGGGAGAAAATGTCACTGCTGTTCCCATACAAAATTGATATAAAGCCCCCTGAAGACAATACCCAACCTGAAAGCTGGAAGAGCAAACTTGAAGAAGACATGAAAGCAATCCAGTTCCAGGACAACAGGAACCATGTATCAGAG GTTCTTGCAGCAAATGACGTTGAATGCGATGATCTAGGTAGCATTTGTTTTGGTGACACAGTGCTTCTCAGTAATT ACATTGAGGAAATTGTGATCTCTGCCATTTCCCATCACCTCATGAATACAGAGGAGCCTAATTACCGTGGTGGAAGGCTTATTATTTCATCCCAAAG TTTGGCACATGGTCTAAACATATTCCGAGCAGGAGAATTAGGTGGTAAAGACactttgcaaatggagtccaatGGAGAAACCCCACAG GTTGAAGCAAAAATGGAACCTTCTACCGAAGATAAGTCTGAAGGAGAGAAATCAGATTCTGCTTCTAAAGGGGATGCATCTAAGAAAGAAGCGGATAACACCAAAGATGGGAACCCTCCTGCAGCTACACCAAAACCA GAGGTGGCCCCAGACAATGATTTTGAAAAGAAACTCAGGCCAGAAGTCATTCCCGCAGGCAAAATTGGTGTTACATTTGATGATATTGGTTCACTGGAAAATGTTAAGGAATCATTGCAAGAACTTGTAATGCTTCCTCTACGACGTCCAGACTTGTTTAAAGGGGGGCTTCTGAAG CCATGCAGAGGCATTCTACTTTTTGGACCACCTGGGACTGGGAAAACAATGTTGGCAAAGGCCCTTGCCACTGAAGCCAATGCTAGTTTCATTAATGTCTCAATGTCTACCATAACTTCAAAG TGGtttggagaagatgagaagaatGTAAGGGCATTGTTTTCATTGGCTGCCAAAGTTGCTCCTACTGTTATCTTCATTGATGAG GTTGATAGCATGTTAGGCCAGAGGTCTAGATTTGGTGAACATGAGGCAATGAGAAAGATAAAGAATGAGTTTATGGCTCACTGGGATGGTTTGCTATCAAAGTCCACAGAGCGTGTTCTTGTTTTGGCTGCAACCAATAGGCCCTTTGATTTGGATGAAGCTATAATCAGACGATTTGAGCGAAG AATCATGGTAGGACTCCCAAATGCTGAGAATAGAGAAAAGATTCTTAAAACACTGCTGGCAAAAGAGAATATCGAGGAAGGATTTGATTTCAAGGAGCTTGCAATAATGACTGAGGGCTATACTGGAAGTGATCTCAAG AACATATGCACAACTGCAGCTTACCGCCCGGTTCGAGAGCTACTaaagaaagaaatagaaaaagaaaag GCTAAGAAGGAAAATATGGAGAAAAAGGAAGGGGAAGAAGGAGAATCAAGTTCCTCTGAACAGCCTAGCAAGGATGGTGAAGCAACAAAGTCTTCTAAGAAGCCTGGCAAGGATGGCGAAGAAACAAAATCCACTGAAAAGCCTAGcaaggatgaggaagaaacaaAGTCCTCTGAGCAGCCTAGCAAGGATGGGCAAGAAACCAGTTCCTCTGAGCAGCCTAGCAAGGAAGGGGAGGAGACGAAGGATGAGAAAAAGGATGAAACCGAGGAACCTGCCATTAAACTTAGACCTTTAACAATGGAGGACCTGAGGGAAGCGAAGAAACAG ATCTCCCCAAGTTTTTCATCTGAAGGTGCTGGAATGAACGAACTGAAGGAATGGAATGAATTGTATGGAGAAGGTGGAAGCAGGAAAAGGCAGTCCCCAACATACTTTTTGTGA
- the LOC131033346 gene encoding uncharacterized protein LOC131033346 isoform X2, giving the protein MEQKNVLMSALSVGLGVGLGLGLATGRSQTFQKLTTLGSSVNYQKLMELELTNQVVDGKSCNVTFEEFPYYLSEQTKALLTSAAFVYLKQEQFSKYTRNLSPASRAILLSGPAEPYPQTLAKGLSHYFAAKLLLFDATDFCLKLQRKHGGGADSESKSFSETALDCMNSFLENFSILPGRAEPNNCKAGNLRRQNSRMESKARDSEGTSSLQNSKSASATESDLSRLGSSMIPTNQTSLKRANSWAFDDKLLVQSLYKVLVSVSRTSPVILYLRDVEKLMFRGPKTYLLFRKMIKQLSGPILILGSRVLDLDEQICEENGEKMSLLFPYKIDIKPPEDNTQPESWKSKLEEDMKAIQFQDNRNHVSEVLAANDVECDDLGSICFGDTVLLSNYIEEIVISAISHHLMNTEEPNYRGGRLIISSQSLAHGLNIFRAGELGGKDTLQMESNGETPQVEAKMEPSTEDKSEGEKSDSASKGDASKKEADNTKDGNPPAATPKPVAPDNDFEKKLRPEVIPAGKIGVTFDDIGSLENVKESLQELVMLPLRRPDLFKGGLLKPCRGILLFGPPGTGKTMLAKALATEANASFINVSMSTITSKWFGEDEKNVRALFSLAAKVAPTVIFIDEVDSMLGQRSRFGEHEAMRKIKNEFMAHWDGLLSKSTERVLVLAATNRPFDLDEAIIRRFERRIMVGLPNAENREKILKTLLAKENIEEGFDFKELAIMTEGYTGSDLKNICTTAAYRPVRELLKKEIEKEKAKKENMEKKEGEEGESSSSEQPSKDGEATKSSKKPGKDGEETKSTEKPSKDEEETKSSEQPSKDGQETSSSEQPSKEGEETKDEKKDETEEPAIKLRPLTMEDLREAKKQISPSFSSEGAGMNELKEWNELYGEGGSRKRQSPTYFL; this is encoded by the exons ATGGAGCAGAAAAATGTTTTGATGTCAGCCTTGAGCGTGGGGCTCGGAGTCGGCCTGGGACTAGGCCTGGCTACCGGACGTTCGCAAACTTTCCAGAAATTGACAACGCTTGGAAGTTCCGTCAATTACCAAAAACTCATGGAGCTCGAGCTTACGAATCAGGTTGTTGACGGGAAATCCTGCAACGTTACGTTCGAGGAATTTCCATATTATCTGAG TGAGCAGACCAAGGCACTGTTAACGAGCGCAGCGTTCGTTTATTTAAAACAGGAGCAATTTTCCAAATATACACGGAATCTGTCACCCGCAAGCCGCGCAATTTTGCTTTCTGGACCTGCAG AGCCCTACCCTCAAACACTTGCCAAGGGATTATCACATTACTTTGCAGCAAAATTACTTTTGTTTGATGCCACTGACTTCTGCTTGAAG TTGCAAAGGAAACATGGTGGAGGCGCAGATTCT GAATCAAAGTCCTTTTCTGAGACTGCATTGGACTGCATGAAtagttttcttgagaatttttccATTCTACCAGGGCGTGCAGAACCAAACAATTGCAAAGCAG GCAATCTTCGGCGACAAAATAGCAGGATGGAGTCAAAAGCAAG GGATTCTGAAGGCACAAGTAGCCTTCAGAACAGTAAGAGTGCCTCGGCAACAGAATCTGATTTGTCAAGACTTGGATCATCAATGATCCCTACAAATCAAA CTTCCTTGAAGCGAGCAAATTCTTGGGCTTTTGATGACAAACTACTTGTGCAATCTCTTTACAAG GTTTTGGTTTCTGTCTCAAGGACGAGCCCTGTGATTCTGTATTTGCGGGATGTAGAGAAACTCATGTTCAGAGGACCAAAGACCTATTTATTGTTTCGTAAAATGATAAAGCAGCTTTCTGGACCAATCCTGATTCTAGGTTCTAGAGTTCTGGATTTGGATGAACAAATCTGTGAAGAAAACGGGGAGAAAATGTCACTGCTGTTCCCATACAAAATTGATATAAAGCCCCCTGAAGACAATACCCAACCTGAAAGCTGGAAGAGCAAACTTGAAGAAGACATGAAAGCAATCCAGTTCCAGGACAACAGGAACCATGTATCAGAG GTTCTTGCAGCAAATGACGTTGAATGCGATGATCTAGGTAGCATTTGTTTTGGTGACACAGTGCTTCTCAGTAATT ACATTGAGGAAATTGTGATCTCTGCCATTTCCCATCACCTCATGAATACAGAGGAGCCTAATTACCGTGGTGGAAGGCTTATTATTTCATCCCAAAG TTTGGCACATGGTCTAAACATATTCCGAGCAGGAGAATTAGGTGGTAAAGACactttgcaaatggagtccaatGGAGAAACCCCACAG GTTGAAGCAAAAATGGAACCTTCTACCGAAGATAAGTCTGAAGGAGAGAAATCAGATTCTGCTTCTAAAGGGGATGCATCTAAGAAAGAAGCGGATAACACCAAAGATGGGAACCCTCCTGCAGCTACACCAAAACCA GTGGCCCCAGACAATGATTTTGAAAAGAAACTCAGGCCAGAAGTCATTCCCGCAGGCAAAATTGGTGTTACATTTGATGATATTGGTTCACTGGAAAATGTTAAGGAATCATTGCAAGAACTTGTAATGCTTCCTCTACGACGTCCAGACTTGTTTAAAGGGGGGCTTCTGAAG CCATGCAGAGGCATTCTACTTTTTGGACCACCTGGGACTGGGAAAACAATGTTGGCAAAGGCCCTTGCCACTGAAGCCAATGCTAGTTTCATTAATGTCTCAATGTCTACCATAACTTCAAAG TGGtttggagaagatgagaagaatGTAAGGGCATTGTTTTCATTGGCTGCCAAAGTTGCTCCTACTGTTATCTTCATTGATGAG GTTGATAGCATGTTAGGCCAGAGGTCTAGATTTGGTGAACATGAGGCAATGAGAAAGATAAAGAATGAGTTTATGGCTCACTGGGATGGTTTGCTATCAAAGTCCACAGAGCGTGTTCTTGTTTTGGCTGCAACCAATAGGCCCTTTGATTTGGATGAAGCTATAATCAGACGATTTGAGCGAAG AATCATGGTAGGACTCCCAAATGCTGAGAATAGAGAAAAGATTCTTAAAACACTGCTGGCAAAAGAGAATATCGAGGAAGGATTTGATTTCAAGGAGCTTGCAATAATGACTGAGGGCTATACTGGAAGTGATCTCAAG AACATATGCACAACTGCAGCTTACCGCCCGGTTCGAGAGCTACTaaagaaagaaatagaaaaagaaaag GCTAAGAAGGAAAATATGGAGAAAAAGGAAGGGGAAGAAGGAGAATCAAGTTCCTCTGAACAGCCTAGCAAGGATGGTGAAGCAACAAAGTCTTCTAAGAAGCCTGGCAAGGATGGCGAAGAAACAAAATCCACTGAAAAGCCTAGcaaggatgaggaagaaacaaAGTCCTCTGAGCAGCCTAGCAAGGATGGGCAAGAAACCAGTTCCTCTGAGCAGCCTAGCAAGGAAGGGGAGGAGACGAAGGATGAGAAAAAGGATGAAACCGAGGAACCTGCCATTAAACTTAGACCTTTAACAATGGAGGACCTGAGGGAAGCGAAGAAACAG ATCTCCCCAAGTTTTTCATCTGAAGGTGCTGGAATGAACGAACTGAAGGAATGGAATGAATTGTATGGAGAAGGTGGAAGCAGGAAAAGGCAGTCCCCAACATACTTTTTGTGA